The Alicyclobacillus macrosporangiidus CPP55 genome segment CCGCGTCAGCCCAAGTCCGGTCAGGACCCGTTCCTGCCGCTGCATCATGTCCCGCTCGGACGCTTCGTCCGGGTGGTCGTACCCCAGCAGGTGCAAGAACCCGTGTACGAGGAGAAACGCCACCTCGCGCCGCACGCTGTGACCGTACGCCTCGGCCTGGCGAACGGCGGTCGGAACGCTCACCACGACGTCTCCCAAAAGCGGCAGCTCGTCGTCGCCCCCGGGCATCGGTTCCCCTTCTTGAAGGGCGAAAG includes the following:
- the ybeY gene encoding rRNA maturation RNase YbeY, with the protein product MSVHVEVDIRHPLPSGVDEPLVRQVLEAAARQEGVRGEVSVSFVSDEEIHELNRQYRGVDRPTDVLSFALQEGEPMPGGDDELPLLGDVVVSVPTAVRQAEAYGHSVRREVAFLLVHGFLHLLGYDHPDEASERDMMQRQERVLTGLGLTRETE